Part of the Trichoderma asperellum chromosome 1, complete sequence genome is shown below.
GGGGTGGCTTGAGGCTCAATCATGCATTAAGCCTTTGGTGTGGCTTTAACATGTAAAGGGAGGCTTTCCGACATCATTCTGTTGGTGTCTACGCGAGGAGTCTTGCAAGAGGATTCGACAACCAGCTCGGGTTTATCTATATAGGTTGTGtggtttattttttctttctttgggcGCTCTAAGAAGCATATCTAGTTATGTCCAACTGATGCGATGGGTTGGTTACTTTTTCACTTGCAGCAATGAACAATAGAGCTCAATTTATAGAGGCGTATTCAGCTGATAAGATGGAGCGATTCGGCGTCTCTTCATTGTAAGAGAAGGGAGTAGTATTGCATATTCGAGGATGAAGTTGTATGTTGCTGGAAAGGGTATGCAATGATATTTCACATCTACGTTTAAGGGATTGGGGGATTGAAGGATTGGTTGGCGTGTAATTGCGATCGAGCGTTCCTAAAGAGATTTACCCTGTACCGAGCAGAGATGGCGAATATGTTTGAGCTTTGCCGGCGATGATGTATCGTGACACACAAATTTGAGGGGGTCGGTACGTGGAATGAGCTATTTGCCTAACAGACCCGCAATAAAACTGCATGTGCCTTGGTAAAGCTCGAGCCCTCTGCGCCGTCTGGGCTTTACCGCCTCTCGCATGTAGATACAGTACAGGTTTCCATTGCCGCCCCGTATCTCCGGCAGCCGTTCAGCACACCGGCACTGAAAAGCCTGCTACGAACCTCGGTCAAAGGCCCGAAAGAACCGAAGTCGCCCCCTGTGAGATTGATATTCTAAGAGAATCTGGAAAGGACAGAAATAAACTCCTCTTACCAGTTGGTCCTCCCCCGGACTGGGGACATTCCTTCATCCTGCTGCCCGTCAAGAGAGCCCCCAACCCGGTCTTGAGACATTTGCCCATGTTGGTTCGACGTGCACTGCAGCTCAGGTGGCAGAGTCTGCGCGGCCAAATCTCCCTGCCCAATCAAAGCGGTGCATGCTGGACAGCAACTCGACAGTACACTTCCGCTGCTCCTGACGCAGCCTGCGCACAGCGCTCCGGTAGGCCTGCGGACGGCGTTACTACAGGCGCTGACAGTGCTATCCCTATCGCTGCCAAAATGGGTCAGCGTGCCCCGCCCCCTCCATCGGGTCAAaactcctccgcctcctcgcAAGCTTCCCAACCCTTCCAGCGAACTGCTCAAATTGCTCGCCATTTGAACAGCAATTCCGacttgccatcatcacaatCCGCCAACATGTCTGGATACACCGTCCGCAAGGTTGCCGCCCAGAACACTCTGGAGCACCGCGTCTACATTGAGAAGGATGGCGTCCCCGTGTCTCCCTTCCACGACATTCCTCTCTTTGCCAACCAGGAGCAGACCATCCTGAACATGGTCGTCGAGATCCCTCGATGGACCAACGGCAAGCTTGAGGTGAGCTCATTACCACAGCAATTGATTGGATCTCGATCGCATTAGCTGCCATCTTGTCTTTCATCTGAGACACGAGCGCATCTGGCTTCGACCTTGTCCATCCCCCTTTTTGCTGCCCCTCGTTTCAGGCACCGCTCTTTTCGATGTACTGACTTTTGTGGCCTCTTCCCTCATAGATCTCCAAGGAGGAGCTCCTCAACCCCATCAAGCAGGATGTTAAGAAGGGCAAGCTTCGCTTCGTCCGCAACTGCTTCCCCCACAAGGGCTACCTCTGGAACTACGGTGCCTTCCCCCAGGTATGCGATGCCAAATTCACTCTATACCCAACTCCAGCTCTCTGGCCCAGGTGCCAAACTTGCTGGTATAAAGGAAGATGACAACTGACAACGCTGTACGCCTTAGACCTGGGAGGACCCCAACACCGTCCACCCCGagaccaaggccaagggtgACAACGACCCTCTTGATGTCTGCGAGATCGGCGAGCTTGTTGGCTACCCCGGCCAGATCAAGCAGGTCAAGGTCCTCGGTGTCATGGCCCTtctcgacgaggaggagactGACTGGAAGGTCATTGTCATTGACGTGAACGACCCTCTGGCTCCTAAGCTCAACGACGTCGAGGACGTTGAGCGCCACCTGCCTGGCCTCCTCCGTGCCACCAACGAGTGGTTCCGTATCTACAAGATCCCTGACGGCAAGCCTGAGAACCAGTTCGCCTTTACTGGCGAGTGCAAGAACAAGGCGTATGTGTCCTCTCTTATCGCTAGATATCTCACAAAGTGCTTTTAACTAACCAAATAACAGCTACGCCATGGACGTCATTCGCGAGTGTGCTGAGGCCTGGGAGCGCCTCATTACTGGCAAGACCCAGCCTGGCAGCGTCTCTACGTAAGTTTTAAATCCCCACGGCCCATAGGACAGTAAATGGTCAATCTGACtaactctttttcttttcttctctagcACCAACACGACCGTCGAGCACTCTCCCAGCCGCGTTGCTCCTCAGtctctgcctcctctgcctgctCACGAGGACCTCCCCCCTGCGAAGATCGACGCCTCCATTGACAAATGGTTCTTCATCAGCGGTGCTTCTGCTTAGTATGCATGATTTAACTATGAACACTTGTTGCTGGCGTCACTTGTATCAAATGTTTAGTCTTTGATAGTGTATACCCTGCGGGCTTGAAATCTGAGCCCTGCAGCAAAAGTActaaaggaaaaaaaagtttcatGACAACATATCGTACAATATCTAGTGACATCCACATTGGCCTCATCTAAACTGTATCCCTGCCCCGCGTAACGCCGTCAATGCGTAAAAATAGAGACATGTTTTGTAGTTTTATTCGGATAAATCTGCGGCCTTTTGCAATTGGCGCGAGTGACGGTCGACCTCCTCGACTAAACTCTTAATGTTGATTTTTGAGCAGTTGAAGTCCATTTCTTTGCCATCCTCTGCGCAAATCAGTTAGCGCATGCTCAATTACCCCattgcttctccttctcgatGAAAGCGTACTGAATTTGACTCGCAATGAGCTGCTCTCTGCAGAGTCTCTCGGGAGGAGAGCCGTATTGACGACGGTTCCATTCGCACGAACGTTTGGCGGGAGGAAGGTTAAGAACAGACGAGCAGGTTTGGCGCATGTCGAGAAGGGGTTGAATTTGGCCGTGACCTCGGTCATGAATTTGGTAATCATCTTTTCGGTTAGAGAAAGGGGAAGAAACTGCGGCGAAAAAGAGTTATAAGGCGAGAATCGAACTTTTGTCGCTGCTGGTACGACTTGTCGATAGTGGGCTTTGGCGGGACGATGTCGAAATTTGGTGGAGACCCGGTATAAGCATATCGCTATACAAGGTACTTTACTGGCCACGCCGagccaatgatgatgatgacatgtTAGCTTTGAAAGTTGTCTAGGTAGCTATCAACTTTTCAAGATTCCTGATTTTTACACAACGAAGCAATAtttttggttttttcttactgcgagtttttaaataacaaAGATGTCTCTGGAGGGACTGCAGGAACGGCTAGCTGCCTTGCAGGAGACTACCGCGCAGCTGAGGGAACTGATCGATCGATTGGCAAACGTGGAATTTCAACCAGGATCAGTGCCTTTGAATATCGAAGAGGAAGGGAGTGTGAGCGGAGAGCTTAGCGCAGAAGCTGGCTTAATATTGAAGAACGGATTAGAAGATCAGCAGCTGCTATGTGAAGAGGCGAAATATCTGCGGCGAGGCGGACATGAGAAGGAGAGGCTTGAAGATGGGATCGAGAGGGTAGGAAAGGAATTGGCCAGGTAAGGAGACCCGAGACGGTTCTTATCCCAAGAGATATTAAGGCAATCTGGCACATgctaaaattatatttatatagccaTCGATCATCACTTCGAAAGGCACGCCTATCAGCGAAGAAGAGTTTAGCGCGGGCACAACGACTAGAAAGAGAGCTCATGGTACAGTCCTTCTCCGAGCCCATTTCGGAGACAGATACCTCCGTCGGCGGCAGTGCCGAACAATCACAAGTTATATCTCGACCCGTACGACCTAGCTACCATCAGAACCGCCAACTGCAGTCCAGTCTATCGGAAGAAGACCGACAAACGGTGGGAGCAAGCAGCAACGTCACAAATGCCCTGCGA
Proteins encoded:
- a CDS encoding mitochondrial 54S ribosomal protein mL53, whose amino-acid sequence is MITKFMTEVTAKFNPFSTCAKPARLFLTFLPPNVRANGTVVNTALLPRDSAESSSLRVKFKDGKEMDFNCSKINIKSLVEEVDRHSRQLQKAADLSE
- a CDS encoding uncharacterized protein (SECRETED:SignalP(1-25)); its protein translation is MCLGKARALCAVWALPPLACRYSTGFHCRPVSPAAVQHTGTEKPATNLGQRPERTEVAPCEIDILRESGKDRNKLLLPVGPPPDWGHSFILLPVKRAPNPVLRHLPMLVRRALQLRWQSLRGQISLPNQSGACWTATRQYTSAAPDAACAQRSGRPADGVTTGADSAIPIAAKMGQRAPPPPSGQNSSASSQASQPFQRTAQIARHLNSNSDLPSSQSANMSGYTVRKVAAQNTLEHRVYIEKDGVPVSPFHDIPLFANQEQTILNMVVEIPRWTNGKLEISKEELLNPIKQDVKKGKLRFVRNCFPHKGYLWNYGAFPQTWEDPNTVHPETKAKGDNDPLDVCEIGELVGYPGQIKQVKVLGVMALLDEEETDWKVIVIDVNDPLAPKLNDVEDVERHLPGLLRATNEWFRIYKIPDGKPENQFAFTGECKNKAYAMDVIRECAEAWERLITGKTQPGSVSTTNTTVEHSPSRVAPQSLPPLPAHEDLPPAKIDASIDKWFFISGASA